From Malaya genurostris strain Urasoe2022 chromosome 2, Malgen_1.1, whole genome shotgun sequence:
catgttttctttttgttttttttttcatttctacaTAACCTCAACATGTTGTGCAAGTGATCTAGATATTCCctagttgccaaaattacgcGCTTGATAAACCCTTGCATGCCCATAGAGAtaatattaaatttaattttttctcatcTTTTCCAATTGTTTAGTTTTTACCCCTTATTCCTAATATATTGCTATCAGTATCAGTTGATTGAAAAATATAGTCGGATAGTCTTCTATACTTTTTCCACCTTGATGTTAATTTGTATACTTTTTTCAACTGTATGCCCTATCTGGTTGAGCATGTTCGGATGTTTTACTATTATGTCTCAAACTACAATCTAAAAGATGTTCTCTAATTTGTAATTTTACTCATCAAAGACTCTGGTACCATCAGTCAACTTAGCGACGCAAATAGCGAGAACACTCAACTGTTCGCCAATTCAGGAAACTGCCCTTTCGTTAGCTCTACTTCACTCGTCGCACCCGGAAACGGTACTCAGTGCGGAAGCTCTCGGACGTAGTTGTTTGGGTGAGCTGATTCAGTCCTACATCGATTTAGGTAAGTAAAAAGTTTCCTGTAAGTGTCATAATTGGATTGCTTATAATTGTATATTTGTTTTCGGTAGAACCCAGCCAGCCGAATCAGGAAGGAAGTCTAAACGACTTGTCACCTGAGGTCCTGCAGCACATTCTGTCGCTTATCTCTCACGAAAAGCATCGGGAGCTTGGCTTGTCGGATACTACTTACGGCAAGTTTGTGCAGCAGCTGTGCCGCGATTTTCCGCGAGATCGAGTTCCATTGATACTAGCACCGTTGCTTTACCAGGAGGATTCGGAAATCTCTGCCGAATCAGTCAAACTGAACTCGCAGGCCCTGCTGCGTTCGTCTGTGATGGACACGGCTTGGGGCAGTTTGGTGATGGAAATTGGTTACACTTTTACGGCCTCATTGGAGGACTGTAAAAATCATCTACTCAAAGTAGGTGGAAGAGAAATTTCGGCCCAGGATGTAGCCAAAATAATCTCGTCGATGTGTTTGACGCATGCGTCTCTTTCGGAGAGTAGCATCAACCTTCCGACTCCCAGCAGTTTTTGGCCTCAGGGAAACGATCCGGGAGGAAAAGGGAAAGATGGTCAAGGTGGAGGCACCGGAACGGAGAACAGCACCTGGAAACCGGAGATTTTTGTACAGGCTCTTAAGGAAGTTGTTCCCGGATTAAATTGGAAAGATGTTTGCCTGGCTCTAGATCATCCCGAGTTTCTTATCAAGGATCGAGCCGGACTTTCGTTGCTGCTGTCGATTGTGAAAATGGGAATCCAAACAAGCGGTTTGGGACAACATTTTCCCGTAGAATGTATCTATCAGCGGTGGACAAACGTGGAGGGCCAGCTGTCGTTGATCACCATGATTTTAAAGTGTCCTGATTTGTACTCGTTCGCAGACCACATTTACACGAGTGTTTCGGTAGATTTACTCAAAACACCACCAGAAACGGATAATAAAGAGGTTGCTTCGTGGATGTCCCTCCATCTGGTCGATGTTCTGTTGTACATAGCCGACAACGGGTTCCATAACCCGGTTGTAGACATATTCAAAATACCGATCCAACTGTGCCCGGATATAATATTTATGGCGCTTTTACAGATAAACCCACCTGTCACTGTTACGCGCCAGGAATTGTTCACGACATTGATTCCGATTTTCCTGGGAAATCACCCGAATTCCGGAACCATTCTTCACCACGCTTGGAACAACACCAACTTCAATCCCTCGTTGAGACACATCATTCTACACTCAATGAGTGAGTGGTATCTACGTGGGGAAAATGACCAATCGCGTCTGTCTCGCATTCTGGATGTAGCCCAAGATTTGAAAGCCTTGTCCAATTTATTGAACGTTAGACAGTTTATTTTCATTATTGATTTGGCATGCTTGGCCTCCCGTCGAGAATATCTAAAATTGGAGAAATGGCTTGCCGATAAAATCCGTGAACACGGGGAACCTTTCGTGAAAACCATCATCAAATTTCTACAGCGACGTTGCCCTCAGATTATGGTTGGAAAATTTGCCGATGAACAAATCCCGAAATCAGCTCAGCTTCCACCGGAGACATTAAGCACGATTTTGACTTGCTTGCAGGCATGTGTTGCCAATGTTAGCCCAGATGTGGCGGAGATTATTATGGGAATGGCTCAGTATAATCTGCTGTTGACCAGCAAGACACGCGCACAACAAGCACCCCAACAACAGCAACCGCCTCCACCGGGTGTTTTGAGACCGCATCGTGGGTTAGAGGCCCCGTTCAATGCATCGGCTTTGGGAGGACAGATTTTTCCAGGCCCTTCGGTAGAATCGCTTTCGGGACTAGCGGGCAATATGGCGGGTTTGAATTTGGGTGCCCCCGGAAATAGTGCTTTCAGTTTCGGAAGTGCTCTTGGAAATCTCGTGTCAACTCCGGCATCTCCTTCTAGACTTCTGGCTGGTCCATCGAACAGTCCGTTTCCGCTTATGTCAATGCCCCCGGCGGCACCCGTGGGAAACATTGGTCGTCTACCGCAAACTCCCACCGGAGACAAGCTGACTTTGCCGAATGCAGGACAAACATCCTTTCCGGAGATTGGTTGCCAgcaggtttccaaagaggtggAAGATGAGGCAAACAGCTACTTCCAGCGGATATACAATCACCCACCGCACAATAATTTGTCCATCGATGAAGTGCTAGATATGTTACAGCGATTTAAGGATTCACCAATCCGTCGCGAATGCGATGTCTATCAGTGCATGCTACGCAACCTGTTCGAAGAGTACAAGTTTTTCCCTCAGTACCCGGATAAGGAGCTGCAGATTACTGCCCAGCTGTTCGGAGGAATGGTCGAAAGAAACCTGGTCACCACGTATGTTGCTCTAGGTCTGGCACTTCGCTGTGTGCTTGATGCTCTCAAGAAACAGGAAGGATCCAAAATGTACTATTTTGGCATTACCGCATTGGATCGTTTCAAGAACAAACTTCATCTGTATCCAAAATACTGCGAATACGTTCATTCAATTCCACACTTCGATCAGTTTCCACCACATTTGATCGAGTACATCGAATATGGAGCCCAAGGGCAGGAACCACCGAACAAAACTCTTGGACCAGGACCACTACCGGCATCTATCACACAGCTTTTGCCCGGTCCATCTGTCATACCCGGCGGAAACCCGCTCTATCGCAGTAATTCCGTAACGGGAACTAGCAATCTGACGGCAGCTGCCCCTCCGGCACCGGCTAAAGTTAATCTAGGGGCACCGCTGACGAACTCTTCACAACCACCGCGTGTCAAATCCATTGCCAATGCCACCAACATCGATACGCTGCTGGTAGCCACTCAGGATGGCGAAGAAAAGATCATCACCCCACCGGACACGATGCAGGATAAAACTGCCTTCATCTTCAATAATCTCAGTCAGATTAACCTTCAGCAAAAGTGCGAAGAAATTAAGGATATCATTCAAAAAGATTACCACGCTTGGTTGGCGCAGTACTTGGTGCTGAAGAGAGCTTCCATCGAAGTCAATTTTCATGTATTGTATTCGAACTTCCTGGATGCTCTTAAAATATCCGATATTAACAAGCTAGTGACGAAAGAAACGTTCCGTAACATTAAAGTACTGCTACGATCCGATAAGGGAATTGCTAACTTTTCCGACCGGAGCTTGCTGAAGAACCTGGGTCACTGGCTTGGAATGATGACTCTGGGTaggaacaaaccgattctgcaATTGGACATCGATATGAAATCGCTACTGGTGGAAGCCTACAACAAAGGACAACAGGAGTTACTGTATGTGGTACCATTCGTGGCAAAGGTGCTTGAATCGTGCGCTAAAAGTAAGGTTTTCAAACCACCAAACCCATGGACGATGGCCATTATGAATGTGCTGGCCGAGTTACACCAAGAGCCGGACCTTAAGCTGAATCTCAAATTTGAGATAGAAGTTCTGTGCAAGAATCTAAACATTGATGTTTCCGATTTGAAACCGGCGGTGTATTTGAAAGATCCTGAACGCGCTCAAAACATAGAATATCAACTCTCCCAGCCGAAATTAGCTAAGGAAATGCAACCGATGGCTGTGATGCAGCAGGTTACAGAGGAAATGGTTTCCGCCGGACCATCGGGATCACCGGCCATTCCTGCTATGGATCCATCGCTGGCCGTCACTGGTCCCCCGGAGCCACGCTTCCATTACTCAGATATCAACATTGCCAGTTTCGCCTGTATCAACCAACACGTCACCTACTCACCAAACATCGCCCTTCTGCACACTCACCCTCATCTGAAACAAATTGTGAAAACTGCCTTGGAACGAACCATCACTGATTGGATCACTCCGGTTGTGGAGCGAAGTGTCAAAATCGCTTCCAAAACATGCGAGCAGATCATCAAAAAAGATTTTGCTCTCGATTCCGATGAGCAGCGGATGCGTACGGCATCCCACAATTTGGCCCGCAACCTGGCAGCCGGTATGGCTATGATCACCTGCCGCGATCAGTTGATGCAAAACATTCAGACCAATATTAAAACTGCCTTCATGACAACGCTCAGTCCGGCACAGAAGGATGTGGCGGAAATTGCGGCCAATCAGTTAGCCGCCGACAATATGGAGCTGGTATCGGCATTTATACAGAAAACAGCCATCGAAAAAGTGGTTCCGGAAATGGATAAACTGCTGGCGACGGAATATGATATGCGCAAAATCGCTCGCCAGGAAGGTCGCCGCTACTGTGATGCCAGTGTGCTGACATATCAGGCTGAGCGGATGCCGGAACGGATTCGGTTGAGCGTGGGAGGAGTTTCGCTGAGTCAGTTGGCGGTGTATGAAGAGTTCGCTAGAAATATTCCCGGTTTCCAACCGATTACCGATCGCGATAATGCGTTGTTTGCACCGAAATTAGTGGTGAGTGATcgatttattgtttttgataaGGCTTGCTTCTTAAATATGTCTATTTTATCAGGACCCGATACCACAACAACAGGTGCCACAATTTGCAATTTCTGCAGCCGCTCTGGCAGCTGTCACACCAGATGAGATTGGAGCGCTGTATGATGAATTGGGTAGCAAAATGGATGCGTTCATCAACAGTGCAGTGAATGTACCACAGTTACAGGTGAGTCTCGGTAAATATAGCCATCAAATTATAATGGAAAACTATAAACACCAGccctatggggttgttcgagctattgatgtggaacaagacaaCCGAAATTTTAATTGATAGTTTCTATTAAACAGTCATCGTAATACTTAATTTTGAATGTGCGCTTGATTTGCTCGAATATTGTGCGTGACACAAAGCTGCTAGTTTTCGTGCGAAAATTAAAACATCGAACGCGCGAACCAAGAACAAACACTTTGTTCACCTTGCTTTGTACAGGTCttttttacacgattttttcacgtcgatttccgaagttacgttgaCTTATTTTTGTGTGTTTGCTTGAACCcctgttgctaagtgcgaaccagtttcgtgaaaaatgtttgtttgatgaaaaaaaaaattataccggCTCCACGTTGTTTTTTGTGTTTAGCTCCGAATTAGTGCGTTTTTTCACGTGGATTTCTGAAACTACGCGTTTTTTCTCAAATTCCCGAAGGTACACGAAGGagacacggatttccgaagtgatgtagtttttacgtggatttccgaatttACGCGGTCTTTTATGCGGTTTGGTTTTTGTTCTGTTTCCGCTGATTTCCAAAATTACGCGGTTTCTTTGACACAGATTTCCGAAGCTTTccattttttacacggatttccgaatttacacggttttgtttttgcGTTGTTTCTCTTTACGCAATTTTTCTAACGcagatttccgattttttttacgaGGATTTAATTTTATGCGGCCTTTTTGTACACTTTTTCACGCGGAATTCTGAAGTCACGCGGTTTTTTCATGCGGATTTTTGAACTTGcgtggattttcgaagttgCGCGGTTTTCCGATGTTGCGCGTCTGTTTTCTCAcgcggattttttttaaattatttattttctcaaaattatGAGGTTTGTTTCACGGACTTTCAAAGTGACGTTTTTTTtaacggatttctgaagttacacgGTTTTATGTTTGTGCTGTTTTTTCTTATTTCCAAAACTACGCGGTTTCTTTTACACAATTTTAGGAAGCTTTGCatatacgcggatttccgaagcaacACGGTTAGGTTTTGTGTTGTTTCTTTtacgtaattttttttacgaagatttccgaagttgcgctgtttttacgcgaatttttagagttttgTGGATTTATTTTTGCGCGGGAAACATACGATTTTTTATGGAGATTGCTGAAGTCAAGTGATTTTTTAGACAAATTTCTGATAttgcgcggattttcgaagttacgcagaTTTCCAATATTATGCGTCTTTTATCGTTTCGAATTCCTGAAGTTACGCGTCTTTTACGCGGATTGCGGAAGTCACACGGTTTCTTTTACACGGATATCCGAAGTAACGCTGTTTTTCACACAGATTTCCAGAAAATTACGTGGTTTTATATTTGTGCTAATTTATTTTATGCGTTTTCCAAAATTACGCGGTTCCTTTAATACGAATTCCCGAAGCTGCGcgggtttccgaagttacgctgtTTTATGTTCATGCTTTTCATTTTTGTTAATTTCACGTGGATTTACGAAGTTATGCGGCTTTTTCTACACGAATTCCCGTAACTTCGTGTCGTATCgcgttttgtctttctcatatagaaaggttatgcaataactGTGACAACTGACTTTCGAACCAGGCCCGTATGGGCGAGTGTCacttaccattcgactcagttcgtcgagtacaaaaaaaaaatgaaaagtgcactcgattttctcaaagaccgctctacaaattttctcaaacttaggttcaaatgaatggtctcacgATCTCATACAACCTTATCAAATTTAattcggatacgacttccggttcaggaattacaggctgaaaaatataaaatttttattttcaaatacgtgtttttatacacaacattgaaaaatcgagcaaaatatttttaactAGCCGTAGAATTCTTCAATTGAACaggtttggttagttgatgaaatacattgattttggtaTACCGGATTTTCGTTCGATCGTATACTCCAAACCGCAAAACACTCCAATTTTTCAGAGACGGCTCACCcgatttttttacaaacttatattcaaatcaaaggtattATGTTTTTATAAGTAAGTGCAGCATTttgttcggatccgacttttggttccggaaatacaggcttACAGTGGGTATGAATTTGCAACCGGATTTATTTTTATGTGTGCATTTTTTTGGtacgcgttttttacgcggtttttcatGAGAATTTTCGAAGCAGcgcgtttttttttcgcgtggATTTCAACACGGTTTTttattacgcggatttccgaagttacgcggttcccGAGGTTACGCATTTTTTATGCGGGTTTATTTATGTGAGTTTCTGTTAACGAGATTTCTTACTCGGATTTCAGAAGCTTCGCGTTCTTTTAGGCGGATTCCCgaagttacacgtttttttttgtattggtttTTTTACGCAGTTGCTctaacgcagatttccgaagttacgcctcTTTTTCGCGGATTTAATTTTGTGCGacctttttacgcagatttctaaAGTCACTCGGTTTTATTTTTGTgctgtttctttttacgtggatttccaaaataccacgTTTATACGAATTTCCGAAGCTTcgtgttttttacgcggatttcacacggtttggaattttcgaagttacgcggattttcgaaattaCACGATTTTCCGATATTGCGCGTCTTTTTTCTCACGCAAATTCTCGAATTTACGCGATTTGTTACGACGATTTCCAAAGCGACGCGGTTTCTTTCacacggatttctgaagttacgcggttttgttTTCGTGTTGTTTCAAATTTCCGAAATTGCGTGTTTGTTTATACGAATTTCCAAAGCTTTGGGGGGGCGAATTTTTGAAGTCACgcgattttttgtgaaattgttttgtatgaaattgcaaccaaaaaactgaaaaatgtaaCTCTCTTCATTTTGTTAGAGACGGCGGAgtagatttttacaaatttagactTAAATGAAAGCttttatggtctcatagactgctattgagtTTTGTTcgaatacgacttccggttccggaacaaccggtatgtcgttttcgcttgatgccaaacctaacacaGTTTCTTGTCAAACCGttttttgaagctagtttcgaacctattttcaacgttgttgaactgaaaatcgagtcaggttcgatcctggtttttatatcaggtttgctcaaacccctgttgctaagtgcgaaccagtttcgtgaaaaatgattgtttgatgaaaaaaaaaaattatagcgTCATGTAGAGCGAAAACGCAAACGAAGTATTCCTATAATCTTggctcaaaactttttataaatGGGAAAGGTTATGCAAGTGTAGGCCCAAAAAAACTTtgttctttttcttattttaaaacgattcaccctGGGTAAATTCAGGTTCCAGGTTTTTCgaatatttgtatttcatttaaacTCGCATGCCCCGCACTAATTTCGCTATAATCTTCATTTATGAAAGTCAGTTAGCCAACAGACAGTCTTAGCTTTGTCCGCTCAAATCGATGCGTAGAAATCATTCCAATCAGTAGGTGATATTAGTGATTggaacaaaattgactgagttgTAAGTGTTAAAAACCTGATcacatttctacatgtatttttcgTTGCGTTTCTTGTTTGtactcctatatagaaaacaaagatgtgttccacataaaaaaacgTAAATGCATTTGCTTCACTCACTACATTTCACATGTTCCATAGGTTCACGTCAACAATATGCACTCGCTGCTGGAGTGCCTGATGCATGCTCGTCGTTCCCGGGAAAATCTAACCGCTTGCAATCTGTTGAACAAAGCCGTTGAAGGTATAATGGAAGGTTTGATGAACATCCCCGATCACATCGAACAGATCAAGTTGTACAGAGACATCCATCTGCGGGTCATGCGTCTACTGCAAGATCCCCGGGCCTTCGGACCAGTTTGGACCAATAAGGCTATAACACGGTATATGCTGGATTGTCGCGAGGAGATTCGTTACAATGTGGAAGCTGTTGATCTGTTGATTTCATCAAACTTTGTCAACATGCCCCAGTACGACATGACACTGATGCAGCTGATGGACAACGGAAGCAACTACGTAGCCGTTGTGTTTGCAATGCAACTGGTTCAAACATACTTCATCGATGAACGTCCGAATTCGGTAATCACGGAGAACGATCTTTTGAACACCATTGATTTGCTGGCTCGGCTGGCTGTGCATTCAAGAGCTCCCGAAGGTTTGGCTCATCTTATTGAAATGTTACGTTCGAATCATGATCCCAATACGTTACTGGTGGATCGTACACTCGCTGGACCGACGTCGTACATCCACTCGGGCATTATTCAGGCCAGGGTTGGTATTGTTAAATTAATTGTTGGTTTGTTGGAAATAATCACTTTGAAACTGTTTCTAGGCTACCGATATCGAAGATCCTCCGGGCTTTGCTGAACGAGCTGAGTATTTGCTGAAAGATTGGATTACAATCTATCACACCCAGGCGGCCGGACGAGATCCAATCAAAGCTTTCAGTATATTCGTGAACAAAATGAACGTGTACGGAATATTGAAGGGAGACGAACCGCTGACCAGATTTTTCCGTCATGCTACACAATGTTGTATAGATTTGACCTACCGGAACATGAATGATCCCAGCTCGAAAACCAAAATTTTCCAATGGATTGACGCCTATGTGCGCTTGATTGCACTGTTGGTGAAACACTCCGGTGAAAGTGGCAACTCAAGCACAAAGCTCAATCTGCTGAACAAGGtaatttttttctcgttttAATAAGCACACTTCCGAATCATATAAAAATCATTACTTAAATTGTCAATACAAGTACGGGGTTTTAAAtgacttgaaaaaatgttacagTTACATTCTAATAATTTGACAATTTTTCGGAAGATCTGATTTTGTTTAAGATGTATTAAGCGGAGAGAATAAATAGATGTTTCGTTCTGTTTCTAGGTGCTGGGAATTGTCGTTGGAATCCTGCTGCAAGATCAGGAAGTGCACGGCACCGCCTTCCAGCAATTGGGCTACCATCGGATTTTCATAATGCTGTTCCTCGAACTGAGTGCGCATGATCCGGTACTGGAAAACATCAGTCTCAGCGTGATTACAGCATTCTGCCACACGTTCCACATTCTGAGACCATCGCTAGCTCCAGGATTCTGCTATTCCTGGTTGGAACTGATTTCGCATCGTGTCTTCATTGGGCGCATTCTGGCTTCGATTCCACAGCAGAAGGGATGGTCCATGTATTCGCAGTTGCTAATCGATCTGTTCAAGTATCTTGCTCCGTTCCTTCGCAATGCGgaactcgccaaacccgttcaaCATCTCTACAAAGGAACACTGAGAGTGCTGCTGGTGCTTTTGCATGATTTCCCAGAATTTCTGTGTGATTATCATTTCGGTTTTTGCGATGTGATTCCTCCGAACTGCATCCAAATGAGAAACCTGATTCTATCTGCATATCCTAGGAACATGCGGCTACCGGATCCGTTTACGCCAAATCTGAAGGTATGATGTATTTGATTTAGGTGCGGATTACTTAGTATAAAATTGCTTCTGATTTTAGGTTGACATGTTGACCGATATCGGTGGTGCTCCACGGATTTTCACGAATTATGCCGCTGCAATCACTCCGAACAGTTTCAAAAAAGATCTGGACTCGTATTTGAAAGCCCGTTCGCCGGTGACATTCCTCTCAGAGCTGCGTAGTAATTTACAAATTTCCAACGAACCCGGATCCAGGTACAACATCCCTCTCATGAATGCCCTTGTTCTGTACGTAGGAACACAAGCAATCGCTCACATTCGGTAAGTCCATTAGGTCGCTTCGCTTCgatgagctttaatttaaaatttgatcAATTCTAAGCAGTTCGAAGAACCTAGGCCCAACGATGGCGACTATCGTGCATAGTGCTCATATGGATATCTTCCAGAATCTTGCCGTGGACCTAGACAACGAAGGTCGTTATCTGTTTTTGAATGCCATTGCTAACCAATTGCGATATCCAAACAGTCATACGCACTACTTCAGCTGTGCGATTTTATACCTTTTCGTTGAAGCCAACTCCGAGGCAATTCAGGTAAGTGAAATTAGCAGGAATAGACAGTTAAGATTCTTTggtcaaattttgaaactggatCGATGGCACTGAATTGTATTTACTCTTTTCAAGCCAAGATAACGGGTGCTtttaggtttgtttttttttcaatattatctgaaagttgttttgacagtgttaAGTGACGTCtccactcagtattgtttgcaaatcatcatgaataggtaAACTTCAGCATAACGCTTCCAAAtcgtaaaaaattatttttaaaatcagtgttcaattcaAACTGTTTAAAGCATTTCGTGAATTTTATGGTGCACATACATAATCTTCCGTCTGAGAGCACCATAAAGAACCTTAATTGCCGAATTTGGATGCCAAACCATCAACAAGAATGAGAACAGTGCGTACAGAAGAAAATATTGCTGTCGTTCAGGCCAGTGTCGAAGGAAATAGCAATTCATCGATCCGTCGTCGTGCGCAAGAAGTTGAACTTTGTCCATCGAATTTATGGAAAATTTTGCCTAGAGAATTGGGTGTACAAAATTCAATTGGTGCAATAATTGAAGCCACACGATCATCGTTTGCGCTTCAAATTCAGTAATTGGTCGGTTAATCAATTGGACTAAGATCCGCCTTTTTATCGCGTTTACCGCTACagtgatgaggcacattttcggttgaatggatacgcaaaACTGCGAtgcgttaccgtgaatggaaatcgatatAGAACCATATTCAATGAATCTTCCATGAACCATGATGctaaatcttcaagatatggatgtggacgaaatgtggtttcaacaggattcCCACGGAAACATTATttaaagaaatggaccggttcGTGTGATTTGACTCCACTCCGTTTTCACATAGGGGCAGTGGTCTTAGGGGGCCCCGGACAGGAccaactaaacaaaaaaaaacagacatttAGTTAGATAGGAGCACGAACACCCATAAATACGTAAAAGCGGCGCTGCTCCACTCGATTATTTTTGTG
This genomic window contains:
- the LOC131428329 gene encoding CCR4-NOT transcription complex subunit 1 isoform X2, whose protein sequence is MNQEPCSNALTQITYLVSNLNKKNLASSSRQLAQLVKDFGLEADRHLLRCLFSAIDFSSTSTGDASVGHSRNSNNNNSSPLQARLLSKELIGLLDKSQLVGNICQAVDDPLPHQRTLVPSVNLATQIARTLNCSPIQETALSLALLHSSHPETVLSAEALGRSCLGELIQSYIDLEPSQPNQEGSLNDLSPEVLQHILSLISHEKHRELGLSDTTYGKFVQQLCRDFPRDRVPLILAPLLYQEDSEISAESVKLNSQALLRSSVMDTAWGSLVMEIGYTFTASLEDCKNHLLKVGGREISAQDVAKIISSMCLTHASLSESSINLPTPSSFWPQGNDPGGKGKDGQGGGTGTENSTWKPEIFVQALKEVVPGLNWKDVCLALDHPEFLIKDRAGLSLLLSIVKMGIQTSGLGQHFPVECIYQRWTNVEGQLSLITMILKCPDLYSFADHIYTSVSVDLLKTPPETDNKEVASWMSLHLVDVLLYIADNGFHNPVVDIFKIPIQLCPDIIFMALLQINPPVTVTRQELFTTLIPIFLGNHPNSGTILHHAWNNTNFNPSLRHIILHSMSEWYLRGENDQSRLSRILDVAQDLKALSNLLNVRQFIFIIDLACLASRREYLKLEKWLADKIREHGEPFVKTIIKFLQRRCPQIMVGKFADEQIPKSAQLPPETLSTILTCLQACVANVSPDVAEIIMGMAQYNLLLTSKTRAQQAPQQQQPPPPGVLRPHRGLEAPFNASALGGQIFPGPSVESLSGLAGNMAGLNLGAPGNSAFSFGSALGNLVSTPASPSRLLAGPSNSPFPLMSMPPAAPVGNIGRLPQTPTGDKLTLPNAGQTSFPEIGCQQVSKEVEDEANSYFQRIYNHPPHNNLSIDEVLDMLQRFKDSPIRRECDVYQCMLRNLFEEYKFFPQYPDKELQITAQLFGGMVERNLVTTYVALGLALRCVLDALKKQEGSKMYYFGITALDRFKNKLHLYPKYCEYVHSIPHFDQFPPHLIEYIEYGAQGQEPPNKTLGPGPLPASITQLLPGPSVIPGGNPLYRSNSVTGTSNLTAAAPPAPAKVNLGAPLTNSSQPPRVKSIANATNIDTLLVATQDGEEKIITPPDTMQDKTAFIFNNLSQINLQQKCEEIKDIIQKDYHAWLAQYLVLKRASIEVNFHVLYSNFLDALKISDINKLVTKETFRNIKVLLRSDKGIANFSDRSLLKNLGHWLGMMTLGRNKPILQLDIDMKSLLVEAYNKGQQELLYVVPFVAKVLESCAKSKVFKPPNPWTMAIMNVLAELHQEPDLKLNLKFEIEVLCKNLNIDVSDLKPAVYLKDPERAQNIEYQLSQPKLAKEMQPMAVMQQVTEEMVSAGPSGSPAIPAMDPSLAVTGPPEPRFHYSDINIASFACINQHVTYSPNIALLHTHPHLKQIVKTALERTITDWITPVVERSVKIASKTCEQIIKKDFALDSDEQRMRTASHNLARNLAAGMAMITCRDQLMQNIQTNIKTAFMTTLSPAQKDVAEIAANQLAADNMELVSAFIQKTAIEKVVPEMDKLLATEYDMRKIARQEGRRYCDASVLTYQAERMPERIRLSVGGVSLSQLAVYEEFARNIPGFQPITDRDNALFAPKLVDPIPQQQVPQFAISAAALAAVTPDEIGALYDELGSKMDAFINSAVNVPQLQVHVNNMHSLLECLMHARRSRENLTACNLLNKAVEGIMEGLMNIPDHIEQIKLYRDIHLRVMRLLQDPRAFGPVWTNKAITRYMLDCREEIRYNVEAVDLLISSNFVNMPQYDMTLMQLMDNGSNYVAVVFAMQLVQTYFIDERPNSVITENDLLNTIDLLARLAVHSRAPEGLAHLIEMLRSNHDPNTLLVDRTLAGPTSYIHSGIIQARATDIEDPPGFAERAEYLLKDWITIYHTQAAGRDPIKAFSIFVNKMNVYGILKGDEPLTRFFRHATQCCIDLTYRNMNDPSSKTKIFQWIDAYVRLIALLVKHSGESGNSSTKLNLLNKVLGIVVGILLQDQEVHGTAFQQLGYHRIFIMLFLELSAHDPVLENISLSVITAFCHTFHILRPSLAPGFCYSWLELISHRVFIGRILASIPQQKGWSMYSQLLIDLFKYLAPFLRNAELAKPVQHLYKGTLRVLLVLLHDFPEFLCDYHFGFCDVIPPNCIQMRNLILSAYPRNMRLPDPFTPNLKVDMLTDIGGAPRIFTNYAAAITPNSFKKDLDSYLKARSPVTFLSELRSNLQISNEPGSRYNIPLMNALVLYVGTQAIAHIRSKNLGPTMATIVHSAHMDIFQNLAVDLDNEGRYLFLNAIANQLRYPNSHTHYFSCAILYLFVEANSEAIQEQITRVLLERLIVNRPHPWGLLITFIELIKNPAYKFWDHDFVHCAPEIEKLFESVANSCMVVKSKSQQQMPNVESEIAECN